TGACGCACCACGCGACGACGCGCTAGTGGCAGCCGCGACGAGCGAGGATGCCGCATCCGGCGACAATTCGTCGGCCGACCGAGCCGACTTTGCTCGGCAACTCGCCATGCTAACTCGACAAGCCGAAGATCATGAACGCCGCGGCTATTTCGCAAATGCCATCGTGTCCCGCAAAGAGATAACGCAGTTGCTCGAAGCGCAATACGGCGCCGATGCCTGGGAGACGCGCACGGCGCAACTTGCCCTGGCCCGCCAAAGTCAGCTGCACGAGCTGGAGCCAATCCAGCGGGCCAAGAACGACGAGTCCAACGCGCGCGAGCAGCGGGCGCGTCAATTGTGGCAGCTCGGCAAAAGGCAAGAAGCGCTGACCGCACTGAGCGAAGCGCACACGCTCGCCGCCCAGGTATGGGGTGAAGAACACTACGCCGTGGCCAGCCTGATCGATCTGCAGGCCCGCTGGCAGATTGCGCTGGGAGACACTGCCGCCGCCGAATTCCTGTTTCGTCAGGCGTTGACGATACGTGAAAAGGTCTTGACGGCGTTGCATCCTGACACGGTCAGCAGCACTAGCGCGCTTGGCCTGCTACTGCAGGCCGGAGGTCGCACCAGCGAGGCCGAGCCTTTGTTGCGTCAGACCGTCGAACGAGCGCGCTCGCTATGGGGCGAAAATCACTTGCAGTACGCCGTACACCTCAACAATCTCGCCATGCTCCTGCACGACATGAATCGAAACGCCGAGGCTGTCGCGCTGTTGCAGCAGACCACGCAGATCCGCCGCGACCAATTGGGTGACAAGCACGAATCGGTAGCCCAAAGCCTGCTCAATACGGGCACCATTTACTATGCTGACCAAAACCTGGCCGCAGCTGGGCCCTTGTTCCGTCAGGCACTCGAAATTTTCGAGCCTACGATCGGCGGCGGCCAAGCGATGACGCGCATGGCCCGCTCAAATCTCGGGCTGACGCTCATGGCCGAGCGCCATTTCGACGAAGCCGATACATTACTCCGCGCGGATCTCGACTGGATCAAAAAAGAACTCGGCGAAAATCACGCGGAATATGCCGAGGGCCTGTCACGCCTGGTCGCGTCGTATGGAAACCAAGGCCGCTACAACGAGGCGCTGCCGCTGGCCGAGCGCGCGGCCGAGATTCATCGGAAAACCGCAGGGCCGGATGACGCTCACACCCGCGCGGCTCAAGAACTAGTCAGCAAGGTGCGCAGTAAGCTCGGCACCAAGCCCGCCACGGATTCCGCCACCACCGCGTCCGTGAGAGCACCGGCAAGCGTCGCCCGCGGACAAGCGCCGCAAAACAATCCGCGACAGTAAGGATGCTGACCGAGTCGCTGGTCGCACGATAGAGTCGTGGGGCTTAGCGCGCCATTTCCGCGATCCGCGCGGCCTTCTCGGGGTCCATCAGTTCCGGGTGACGTTTCTGGACGGAGCAGGCCTTGGGAATCGAGTGGCCGCGTACATACGGCTGAAAGGGATTATTCAGCACGAAATCCTGGTGGTACGTCTCGGCGGGATAAAACGCCTTCAGCGGTTCAAGCTTGGTCACGATCCGCCGCTGGCCATAGGCCTTCTTGTCGGTCAATTCGTGAATCTTCGCTTCGGCGGCCTTCTTTTGCGCATCGCTGTCGTAGAAAATCGCCGACCGATACTGGGTCCCCATGTCGGGGCCTTGGCGATTGAGCTGCGTAGGATCATGCGCGTCGAAAAACACCATTAGCAATTGGTCGTACGTGATCACCGACGGATCGTAGGTAACGCGGATCGCCTCGGCGTGCCCAGTGGTGCCGCGCGAGACTTGGTCATAGGTGGCCGTTTCCTTACTTCCGCCCGCGTAACCACTTTCCACGTCACTCACGCCGCGCAGCTGTTGAAACGCCGCCTCGGTACACCAAAAACATCCACCGGCAAATACTGCCGTCTCGGTCATGTTCTTCTCCTTGTTCGCTGACACGGCGGCCGTTCGCTCCAACTTGCCGGCAGCTCCCTGGCTGGCCGGTACGACCGCGTCGCTAGCTGCTACTTTATTATTATCAGTCCCCTTCGCACTACTGGCACCGTCGGCCGACGCCAACGAAGTCGCGTGCTCGTGCTTGTCAGCGGCCGGGTCGGCGATGCTAGCCAGGGCGTCGGCGTCGGTGAAGACAAGCGAAGCGGAATTCATGCAGAACCGCATCCCGGTCGGCGCTGGACCATCATTAAACACGTGACCCAGGTGCCCCTTGCAGCGCACGCACTTCACCTCGACGCGCGAGGAGCCGTCGCTGACGTCGCGTGTGAACTCAATATTCTCTTTGCCGACCGGCTTTAAGAAGCTTGGCCAACCTGTGCCGGAATCGAACTTGGCCGACGAAGAAAACAGTGGCAAACCGCAACCCGCACAGCAGTAGACTCCTTCCTTCTTGTTGTCTAACAGGTTTCCACAAAAGGGGGCTTCCGTGTCCTTGGCGCGCAGCACGTGAAACTGGTCGGGCGTAAGTCGGCGTCGCCATTGCGCCGGACTGAGCACCAATTTTGGCGAGTCGACCGGACCGACGAGTTGTCCCTCGCGGTCGAACACATAAACGCTGACCAGATGCGGGTCGCGTTTGCTCGCGGATGGTGTCGTCGATCGAGCTTTAGTCGCGGTGGGGGTTGTGGTCGAGCCATCCTCGGCGACGGCGGCCCGAGCCACGGCAAACGACCACACTAACAATAGCACTACAGTGCAAGTCACCTGAGTCGTACGCATCGACCGGGCTCCTCACGAAAAAGAGCAAACGTGCCACCCACCTGCGCAAGCGTCCGGGGGACGTCTTAACTATAGCAACCCGGCCGAAAGGAGCAATTTTAGTCAGGTGACAAAACCGCAAGGGTTGGGGCGAAAGCCCCGTACGACTGCGCCGCTAGGCATTCCCATCTCAACCGTGGCTGCCCGTCCGGTCGCTGGACCATTTGGGCGGCGGCGTAGGCCGAAAATTCGCC
This portion of the Pirellulales bacterium genome encodes:
- a CDS encoding tetratricopeptide repeat protein — protein: MLPLRDVSLLLLLAACGCSRSGGEPTADAPRDDALVAAATSEDAASGDNSSADRADFARQLAMLTRQAEDHERRGYFANAIVSRKEITQLLEAQYGADAWETRTAQLALARQSQLHELEPIQRAKNDESNAREQRARQLWQLGKRQEALTALSEAHTLAAQVWGEEHYAVASLIDLQARWQIALGDTAAAEFLFRQALTIREKVLTALHPDTVSSTSALGLLLQAGGRTSEAEPLLRQTVERARSLWGENHLQYAVHLNNLAMLLHDMNRNAEAVALLQQTTQIRRDQLGDKHESVAQSLLNTGTIYYADQNLAAAGPLFRQALEIFEPTIGGGQAMTRMARSNLGLTLMAERHFDEADTLLRADLDWIKKELGENHAEYAEGLSRLVASYGNQGRYNEALPLAERAAEIHRKTAGPDDAHTRAAQELVSKVRSKLGTKPATDSATTASVRAPASVARGQAPQNNPRQ
- a CDS encoding bifunctional methionine sulfoxide reductase B/A protein, which encodes MRTTQVTCTVVLLLVWSFAVARAAVAEDGSTTTPTATKARSTTPSASKRDPHLVSVYVFDREGQLVGPVDSPKLVLSPAQWRRRLTPDQFHVLRAKDTEAPFCGNLLDNKKEGVYCCAGCGLPLFSSSAKFDSGTGWPSFLKPVGKENIEFTRDVSDGSSRVEVKCVRCKGHLGHVFNDGPAPTGMRFCMNSASLVFTDADALASIADPAADKHEHATSLASADGASSAKGTDNNKVAASDAVVPASQGAAGKLERTAAVSANKEKNMTETAVFAGGCFWCTEAAFQQLRGVSDVESGYAGGSKETATYDQVSRGTTGHAEAIRVTYDPSVITYDQLLMVFFDAHDPTQLNRQGPDMGTQYRSAIFYDSDAQKKAAEAKIHELTDKKAYGQRRIVTKLEPLKAFYPAETYHQDFVLNNPFQPYVRGHSIPKACSVQKRHPELMDPEKAARIAEMAR